Sequence from the Candidatus Paceibacterota bacterium genome:
CGGAAGCCGCCCAAAAAATTACCCTCGAGGCTGAGGAAGAGGCGGCGACTATTTTACGGACAGTCCGAGAAGAATCTAAGGATCGTGAAGATAAAAATAAAAAAACTGAAGATCGCCTGATTAAAAAAGAAGAACTTCTCGATGGTCGCCAAACTGAAATTGACAAGGAAGTAGAGGCTCTGAAAATAAAAATTGAGGAAATAAAAACTATCAAGGAACGTGCGGATAAGCTTGAATTAGAAAAAAAGACGGCCTTGGAACGAGTGGCCAAACTCTCTGCCGAAGAAGCTAGAGCGGAGCTTATCACAAAAGTTGAACGTGAAAGCGAAGAAGATATCCTAAACCGCCTAAAAAAACTAGAAATTTCCGGCCAAGAAAAACTAGAGGGAAAGGCTCGTGAGATTCTCGCCACTTCTATCCAG
This genomic interval carries:
- a CDS encoding Rnase Y domain-containing protein, with protein sequence MLVSLKTVLLIAAFMGAMGLACGYILRWIVALGKKGSIELEIKKMMVEATEAAQKITLEAEEEAATILRTVREESKDREDKNKKTEDRLIKKEELLDGRQTEIDKEVEALKIKIEEIKTIKERADKLELEKKTALERVAKLSAEEARAELITKVERESEEDILNRLKKLEISGQEKLEGKAREILATSIQRLANAVTADVFTTHVPIASDEIKGKVIGKEGRNIKAFERETGVEVIVDDSPGSITISSFDPIRRQVARVALEALIA